In Ciconia boyciana chromosome 12, ASM3463844v1, whole genome shotgun sequence, a genomic segment contains:
- the LOC140658638 gene encoding cis-aconitate decarboxylase-like — MVYLTLQKSQKFLASSRQVHKTAAHVVARSAPEETVTSSFASFIHAVRPEHLSKTVRHRSKRMILDSIGVGLVGSTTHVFDIALQYCRELYSSVAVSSVYGKPGIKLSPTLAAFTNGVATHSMDFDDTWHPATHPSGAVLPALLAASQMLPPSTKPNGMDFLLAFNVGLEVQGRLMHFSSEAHNIPKRFHPPSVVGTMGSAAATAKLLSLSTAQCAHALGIAASLAGAPMANAATQAKPLHIGNATRLGFEAALLAARGMEANPLILDDIPGCSGFSAFYSVYQPKPLSTPSDHHEFLLEKQDIAFKRFPAHLGMHWVVDAALSVRNLFINYAGSFSPSLIRTIVLKIPVSKYINRPFPSSEHQARHSFQFNACTALLDGEVGLSSFTESSIHRQELRELLDKVVVEHPEDNVANFDKMYGEVALLLHSGDVLTGKCDTFYGHWRKPLSKESLLKKFRSNASHVLPEEKIETIISMVDNLENLSDGSQLACSL, encoded by the exons ATGGTCTACTTAACCTTACAG AAATCCCAGAAGTTCTTGGCAAGCTCCCGGCAAGTTCACAAAACTGCTGCTCACG TGGTGGCCAGGAGCGCTCCGGAGGAGACCGTGACCAGCAGCTTTGCCTCCTTCATCCATGCAGTTCGACCCGAGCACTTGTCTAAGACCGTCCGTCACAGAAGCAAGAGGATGATCCTCGACAGCATTGGGGTTGGCCTTGTGGGCAGCACGACACACGTGTTTGATATCGCTCTGCAGTACTGCCGG GAGCTGTACTCTTCGGTTGCCGTGAGCTCTGTCTACGGCAAGCCAGGCATAAAGCTCTCCCCCACGCTGGCTGCGTTCACCAACGGAGTTGCG ACTCACTCCATGGACTTCGATGATACCTGGCACCCTGCTACTCACCCCTCAGGGGCTGttctgccagctcttctggCAGCTTCCCAGATGCTACCTCCAAGCACCAAACCCAATGGCATGGATTTCCTGCTGGCATTTAATGTGGGCCTGGAAGTGCAAGGAAGGCTCATGCATTTCTCCAGTGAGGCTCACAACATTCCCAAAAG GTTCCACCCTCCCTCGGTGGTCGGTACCATGGGCAGTGCTGCGGCCACTGCGAAACTGCTCTCTCTCAGCACGGCCCAATGCGCACACGCTTTGGGCATTGCTGCATCGCTTGCAGGGGCACCCATGGCAAATGCCGCCACCCAAGCCAAGCCATTGCACATTGGAAATGCTACCCGCCTGGGCTTCgaagcagcactgctggccGCCCGAGGGATGGAGGCTAACCCCTTAATTCTGGATGATATCCCTGGTTGCTCTGGATTCAGTGCTTTCTACAGTGTCTATCAACCAAAACCACTGTCCACACCAAGTGACCATCATGAGTTCCTCTTGGAGAAGCAGGATATCGCTTTCAAGCGATTCCCAGCCCACCTGGGGATGCACTGGGTGGTGGATGCTGCCTTGTCTGTCCGGAACCTCTTCATCAACTATGCGGggtccttctctccctctttgaTCCGCACAATTGTGCTGAAGATCCCAGTGTCAAAGTACATCAATCGGCCTTTCCCCAGCTCCGAACACCAGGCCAGACACTCCTTCCAATTCAATGCCTGTACTGCCCTGTTGGATGGTGAAGTGGGCCTCAGCTCCTTCACGGAGAGCAGCATCCACCGGCAGGagctgagggagctgctggACAAAGTGGTGGTGGAGCACCCTGAAGATAATGTGGCCAACTTTGACAAGATGTACGGAGAGGTGGCACTACTCCTGCACAGCGGGGATGTCCTGACAGGCAAATGTGACACTTTCTATGGGCACTGGAGGAAGCCTCTGAGCAAAGAATCGCTCCTGAAGAAGTTTCGATCCAACGCCTCTCATGtgcttccagaagaaaaaatagaaaccaTCATCAGTATGGTGGACAACCTGGAGAATCTGTCAGATGGTTCCCAGCTGGCCTGCAGCCTGTGA